The Bradyrhizobium ottawaense genome window below encodes:
- a CDS encoding SDR family NAD(P)-dependent oxidoreductase → MNIDLSGKTALVTGSTAGIGHAIAKGLAASGASVVINGRGQDKVDAAVRKLEGTGAKVRGIAADVSTAAGCKALVAALPEVDILINNAGIFEPKDFFEIPDEDWSRFFEVNVMSGVRLSRAYLKGMLKRNWGRIVFISSESGLNIPVEMIHYGMSKTAQLSVARGLAQLTRGTGVTVNSVLPGPTMSEGVETFVKDLAKQNGQSVDEAAANFVKQHRPSSLLQRFASVDEIANMVVYVASKQASATNGAALRAEGGIVNTIA, encoded by the coding sequence ATGAACATCGACCTTTCCGGAAAGACCGCCCTCGTAACCGGCTCGACGGCCGGCATCGGCCACGCCATCGCCAAAGGCCTCGCGGCCTCCGGCGCGAGTGTCGTGATCAACGGGCGCGGCCAGGACAAGGTCGATGCCGCCGTGCGCAAGCTGGAAGGGACGGGCGCGAAGGTGCGCGGTATCGCTGCCGACGTCTCGACCGCGGCGGGCTGCAAGGCGCTCGTTGCGGCGCTGCCAGAGGTCGACATCCTCATCAACAACGCCGGCATCTTCGAGCCCAAGGATTTCTTCGAGATTCCGGACGAGGACTGGAGCCGCTTCTTCGAAGTCAACGTCATGAGCGGCGTGCGGCTGTCGCGCGCTTATCTGAAGGGCATGCTCAAGCGCAACTGGGGCCGCATCGTCTTCATCTCATCGGAGTCCGGGCTCAACATTCCCGTCGAGATGATCCACTACGGCATGAGCAAGACGGCCCAGCTCTCGGTCGCGCGCGGTCTTGCGCAGCTTACCCGCGGCACCGGCGTCACCGTCAATTCCGTGCTGCCGGGCCCGACCATGTCGGAGGGCGTCGAGACTTTTGTGAAAGATCTCGCGAAGCAGAACGGTCAGTCCGTGGACGAGGCCGCCGCCAATTTCGTCAAGCAGCATCGCCCGAGCTCGCTGTTGCAACGCTTCGCCAGTGTCGACGAGATCGCCAACATGGTGGTCTATGTTGCGTCGAAGCAAGCGTCCGCGACCAACGGTGCGGCGCTGCGGGCCGAGGGCGGCATCGTCAATACCATCGCCTAG
- the rpsK gene encoding 30S ribosomal protein S11, giving the protein MGKEATRVRRRERKNIASGVAHVNSSFNNTTITITDAQGNTIAWSSAGTMGFKGSRKSTPYAAQVAAEDVSKKAQEHGMRTLEVEVAGPGSGRESALRALQAAGFTVTSIRDVTTIPHNGCRPRKRRRV; this is encoded by the coding sequence ATGGGCAAGGAAGCCACCCGCGTTCGTCGTCGTGAGCGCAAGAACATCGCCTCCGGCGTCGCGCACGTGAACTCGTCGTTCAACAACACGACCATCACCATCACCGACGCGCAGGGCAACACGATTGCCTGGTCTTCCGCCGGCACGATGGGCTTCAAGGGCTCGCGCAAGTCGACCCCGTACGCCGCGCAGGTTGCCGCCGAGGACGTGTCCAAGAAGGCGCAGGAGCACGGCATGCGCACGCTGGAAGTCGAAGTCGCAGGTCCCGGTTCGGGCCGCGAGTCGGCGCTCCGCGCGCTTCAGGCCGCGGGCTTCACCGTCACCTCGATCCGTGACGTGACCACGATCCCGCACAACGGTTGCCGTCCCCGCAAGCGTCGGCGCGTTTGA
- a CDS encoding replication-associated recombination protein A encodes MSPKRPQTPTLFAAAGLDHEAPHPLPDRLRPRALSEVVGQDHILGPDGALTRMLETRTLGSLVFWGPPGTGKTTVARLLADATDLHFEQISAVFSGVADLKKAFDAARARREMGKGTLLFVDEVHRFNRAQQDSFLPVMEDGTVVMVGATTENPSFELNAALLSRARVLVFRSLDAAAIEKLFAHAEEVEGKKLPLDAEARAVLVRMADGDGRASLTLAEEVWRSARADEIFNAAQLQEILQRRAPIYDKSADGHYNLISALHKSVRGSDPDAALYYLARMLDAGEDPLFLARRVVRMAVEDIGLADPQALVIANAAKDAFDFLGHPEGELAIAQAVVYLATAPKSNAVYTAFGTAMQVAKQAGSLLPPKHILNSPTKLMKSEGYGASYEYDHDAPDAFSGQDYFPEALGRQTFYDPPERGFEREIRKRLDYWAKLRKERGGSR; translated from the coding sequence ATGAGTCCGAAGCGACCACAAACGCCAACGCTCTTTGCCGCGGCGGGGCTCGACCACGAGGCTCCGCATCCGCTGCCGGACCGGCTGCGCCCGCGCGCGCTGTCGGAGGTCGTCGGCCAGGATCACATCCTCGGCCCTGACGGCGCGCTGACGCGCATGCTGGAGACGCGCACGCTCGGCTCCCTGGTGTTCTGGGGCCCGCCCGGCACCGGCAAGACCACGGTGGCGCGGCTGCTCGCGGATGCGACGGATTTGCATTTCGAGCAGATCTCCGCGGTGTTCTCCGGCGTCGCCGATCTGAAAAAGGCGTTCGACGCCGCGCGCGCCCGCCGCGAGATGGGCAAGGGCACGCTCTTGTTCGTCGACGAGGTGCACAGATTCAACCGTGCCCAGCAGGATTCGTTTCTGCCCGTGATGGAGGACGGCACGGTGGTGATGGTCGGTGCCACCACCGAGAATCCGTCCTTCGAGCTCAACGCGGCGTTGCTCTCGCGCGCGCGCGTCTTGGTGTTTCGCTCGCTCGATGCCGCCGCGATCGAAAAACTGTTCGCGCATGCCGAGGAGGTCGAAGGCAAGAAGCTGCCGCTCGATGCCGAGGCGCGCGCGGTGCTGGTGCGCATGGCCGATGGCGATGGCCGCGCTTCGCTGACGCTCGCCGAAGAGGTCTGGCGCTCGGCGCGGGCGGACGAGATTTTCAATGCTGCGCAGTTGCAGGAGATTTTGCAGCGTCGCGCGCCGATCTACGACAAATCGGCCGATGGCCATTACAATTTGATCTCGGCGCTGCATAAGTCCGTGCGCGGCTCCGATCCCGATGCTGCGCTGTATTATCTCGCGCGCATGTTGGATGCCGGCGAGGACCCGCTGTTCCTGGCACGCCGCGTCGTGCGCATGGCGGTGGAGGACATCGGCCTTGCCGATCCGCAGGCGCTCGTCATCGCCAATGCGGCCAAGGACGCGTTCGACTTCCTCGGCCATCCCGAAGGCGAACTCGCCATCGCGCAGGCCGTCGTCTATCTCGCCACCGCGCCGAAATCGAACGCAGTCTACACCGCCTTCGGCACCGCGATGCAGGTCGCAAAGCAAGCCGGCTCGCTGCTGCCGCCCAAGCACATCCTCAATTCGCCGACCAAGCTGATGAAGTCGGAAGGATACGGCGCGTCTTACGAATACGACCACGACGCCCCCGATGCCTTTTCCGGCCAGGACTACTTTCCGGAAGCCCTGGGCCGCCAGACCTTCTACGACCCACCCGAGCGCGGCTTCGAGCGCGAGATCCGGAAGCGGCTGGATTACTGGGCCAAGCTGCGGAAGGAGCGGGGCGGCTCGCGCTAA
- the rplQ gene encoding 50S ribosomal protein L17: MRHGKVHRKLNRTAEHRRAMFANMCAALIKHEQIVTTLPKAKELRPIVEKLVTLGKKGGLAMRRQAISEMRDKDQVKKLFDVLAPRYKDRQGGYTRIIKAGFRYGDNAAMAVIEFVDRDVDAKGQDSGPVQEKEAEAA, from the coding sequence ATGCGTCACGGCAAGGTTCATCGGAAGCTCAATCGCACTGCCGAGCATCGCCGCGCGATGTTCGCCAATATGTGCGCCGCGCTGATCAAGCACGAGCAGATCGTCACCACGCTGCCGAAGGCGAAGGAATTGCGTCCGATCGTCGAGAAGCTCGTCACCCTCGGCAAGAAGGGTGGGCTGGCCATGCGCCGCCAGGCCATCTCCGAGATGCGCGACAAGGACCAGGTCAAGAAGCTGTTCGACGTGCTGGCGCCTCGCTACAAGGACCGTCAGGGCGGCTACACCCGCATCATCAAGGCCGGCTTCCGCTACGGCGACAATGCCGCGATGGCCGTGATAGAGTTCGTCGATCGCGACGTCGATGCCAAGGGCCAGGATTCCGGTCCGGTGCAGGAGAAGGAAGCCGAGGCGGCGTAA
- a CDS encoding zinc-binding alcohol dehydrogenase family protein: MKAVGYKKSLPIEDQDALIDFETAKPEPGGRDIRVAVKAISANPVDYKVRKRAAPPEGETKILGYDAAGVVDAVGPEVTLFKPGDEVFYAGSILRQGTNSEFHLVDERIVGNKPKSLSFAQAAALPLTSITAWELLFDRLGAVPGKSVDPRTLLITGGAGGVGSILIQLARRLTGLTVVATATRPDSQKWCLDLGAHAVIDHGKPMKEQIEKLKLPPVALVASLTFTDQHYKAIAEFMAPQGRFGLIDDPPEFTMGTFKGKAISVHWESMFTRSSFQTSDMIAQHHLLNDVADLIDKGVLRTTLDQTFGTINAANLKRAHALLESGKSRGKIVLEGW; the protein is encoded by the coding sequence ATGAAAGCCGTCGGCTACAAGAAATCGCTTCCGATCGAGGATCAGGATGCGCTGATCGATTTCGAAACCGCAAAGCCCGAGCCCGGAGGGCGCGACATCCGCGTCGCCGTGAAGGCGATCTCGGCCAATCCGGTCGATTACAAGGTGCGCAAGCGCGCAGCGCCGCCCGAGGGCGAGACCAAGATCCTGGGTTATGACGCGGCCGGCGTGGTCGATGCCGTCGGGCCCGAGGTCACGCTGTTCAAGCCGGGCGACGAGGTGTTCTACGCAGGCTCGATCCTGCGCCAGGGGACCAATTCCGAATTCCATCTGGTCGACGAGCGCATCGTCGGCAACAAGCCGAAGAGCCTCTCGTTCGCGCAAGCCGCTGCCCTTCCCCTCACCTCCATCACCGCCTGGGAATTGCTGTTCGATCGGCTCGGCGCGGTGCCCGGCAAGAGCGTCGATCCGCGTACGCTATTGATCACGGGCGGCGCCGGCGGCGTCGGCTCGATACTGATCCAGCTCGCCCGCCGCCTCACCGGATTGACGGTGGTTGCGACCGCGACGCGGCCGGACTCGCAGAAATGGTGCCTCGATCTCGGCGCGCATGCGGTGATCGACCACGGAAAACCGATGAAGGAGCAGATCGAGAAGCTCAAGCTGCCGCCGGTCGCGCTGGTGGCGAGCCTCACCTTCACCGATCAGCACTACAAGGCGATCGCCGAGTTCATGGCGCCGCAGGGCCGGTTCGGCCTGATCGACGATCCCCCGGAATTCACCATGGGCACGTTCAAGGGCAAGGCGATCTCGGTGCACTGGGAATCGATGTTCACGCGCTCCTCGTTCCAGACATCAGACATGATCGCGCAGCATCATCTGCTGAACGACGTCGCCGACCTCATCGACAAGGGCGTGCTGCGTACCACGCTCGACCAGACTTTCGGCACGATCAACGCTGCCAACCTCAAGCGCGCGCATGCGCTGCTCGAGAGCGGCAAGTCGCGCGGCAAGATCGTGCTGGAGGGGTGGTAG
- a CDS encoding RluA family pseudouridine synthase: MSRRIKRTDPKPRSRDERKESRPFKARSAKTAGPRPGGKPGGSKPPRFAGERAERRAPKARLEKAELERAAPEKPVEALLPTKVQTVKVTADENNMRVDRFLEARFPGLSFSHIQRVVRKGELRVDGKRVDSKDRLEEGQSVRIPPLKLDTPKAVGELSEAAQKTLKALKEMTIFEDDDVLVLNKPAGLAVQGGSGMTRHIDQMLEVMRDSKGQKPRLVHRIDRETSGCLLVAKTRFAASHLTGAFRSRSARKVYWALVPGLPKPKQGRISTFLAKEESEDDTIMRIAQHGDEGASHAVTYYAVVETAGNKLTWVSLKPVTGRTHQLRAHMEHIGHPIVGDPKYFNIENWQLPGGLQNRLHLLARRIVIPHPRGGVIDATAPLPPHMQQSWNLLGLDASRFDPIENAPEE; this comes from the coding sequence ATGAGCCGCCGCATCAAAAGAACCGATCCAAAGCCCCGCTCGCGCGACGAGCGCAAGGAATCCCGCCCGTTCAAGGCGCGTAGCGCGAAGACCGCGGGACCGCGGCCGGGTGGCAAGCCCGGCGGCAGCAAGCCGCCGCGCTTTGCCGGCGAGCGTGCCGAGCGGCGCGCGCCCAAGGCCAGGCTGGAGAAGGCTGAGCTGGAAAGGGCCGCGCCCGAGAAGCCCGTGGAGGCGCTGCTGCCGACCAAGGTGCAGACCGTCAAGGTGACCGCCGACGAGAACAACATGCGCGTCGATCGTTTCCTCGAGGCGCGCTTTCCCGGCCTGTCGTTCTCCCACATCCAGCGTGTCGTCCGCAAAGGCGAGTTGCGCGTCGACGGCAAGCGTGTCGACAGCAAGGACCGCCTGGAGGAGGGCCAGAGCGTCCGCATTCCGCCGCTCAAGCTCGACACGCCGAAGGCCGTCGGCGAGCTCTCGGAAGCTGCCCAGAAGACGCTCAAGGCGCTGAAGGAGATGACGATCTTTGAGGACGACGACGTCCTCGTGCTGAACAAGCCGGCCGGCCTTGCGGTGCAGGGCGGCTCGGGCATGACGCGGCACATCGACCAGATGCTGGAGGTGATGCGCGATTCCAAGGGCCAGAAGCCACGCCTGGTGCATCGTATCGACCGGGAGACGTCAGGCTGTCTGCTGGTCGCCAAGACGCGCTTCGCCGCTTCGCATCTGACCGGCGCGTTCCGCTCGCGCTCGGCGCGAAAAGTCTATTGGGCGCTGGTGCCGGGCCTGCCGAAGCCGAAGCAGGGCCGCATCTCGACCTTCCTCGCCAAGGAAGAGAGCGAGGACGACACCATCATGCGCATCGCCCAGCATGGCGACGAGGGCGCCAGCCACGCGGTGACATATTACGCGGTGGTCGAGACCGCCGGCAACAAGCTGACCTGGGTGTCGCTGAAGCCGGTGACGGGGCGCACCCATCAGCTGCGCGCCCACATGGAGCATATCGGCCATCCCATCGTCGGCGATCCCAAATATTTCAACATCGAGAACTGGCAGCTGCCGGGGGGCCTGCAAAACCGGCTGCATCTGCTGGCACGCCGCATCGTCATTCCGCATCCGCGCGGCGGCGTGATCGACGCCACGGCGCCGTTGCCGCCGCACATGCAGCAGTCGTGGAATCTGCTCGGGCTCGATGCAAGCCGGTTTGATCCAATCGAGAACGCGCCGGAGGAGTAG
- a CDS encoding DNA-directed RNA polymerase subunit alpha translates to MGETVTIQKNWQELIRPNKLQVTSGSDSNRFATIVAEPLERGFGQTLGNALRRILLSSLQGAAVQSVHIDGVLHEFSSIAGVREDVTDIVLNIKDISIKMQGEGPKRMVVKKQGPGVVTAGDIQTVGDVVVLNPDLQICTLDEGAEIRMEFTVATGKGYVPAERNRPEDAPIGLIPVDSLYSPVRKVSYKVENTREGQILDYDKLTMTIETNGAISPDDSVAYAARILQDQLNVFVNFEEPRKEVAQEIIPDLAFNPAFLKKVDELELSVRSANCLKNDNIVYIGDLVQKSEAEMLRTPNFGRKSLNEIKEVLAQMGLHLGMEVPGWPPENIDELAKRFEDHY, encoded by the coding sequence ATGGGTGAAACAGTGACGATCCAGAAAAATTGGCAAGAACTGATTCGACCGAACAAGCTCCAGGTCACGTCCGGCAGCGATTCGAACCGTTTCGCGACCATCGTCGCCGAGCCGCTCGAGCGCGGCTTCGGCCAGACGCTCGGCAACGCGCTGCGCCGCATCCTGCTCTCCTCGCTCCAGGGCGCGGCAGTGCAGTCGGTGCACATCGACGGCGTGCTGCACGAGTTCTCCTCGATCGCTGGCGTTCGTGAGGACGTCACCGACATCGTGCTCAACATCAAGGACATCTCGATCAAGATGCAGGGCGAAGGCCCCAAGCGCATGGTCGTGAAGAAGCAGGGCCCGGGCGTCGTCACCGCCGGCGACATCCAGACCGTCGGCGACGTCGTGGTGCTGAACCCCGATCTGCAGATCTGCACCCTCGACGAGGGCGCGGAGATCCGCATGGAGTTCACGGTCGCCACCGGCAAGGGCTACGTGCCCGCCGAGCGCAACCGCCCCGAGGACGCGCCGATCGGCCTGATCCCTGTCGACAGCCTGTACTCGCCGGTCCGCAAGGTCTCCTACAAGGTCGAGAACACCCGCGAGGGCCAGATCCTCGACTACGACAAGCTGACCATGACGATCGAGACCAACGGCGCGATCTCGCCGGATGACTCCGTGGCTTACGCCGCGCGCATCCTGCAGGATCAGCTCAACGTGTTCGTCAACTTCGAAGAGCCGCGCAAGGAAGTTGCCCAGGAGATCATCCCGGACCTCGCCTTCAACCCGGCCTTCCTCAAGAAGGTGGACGAGCTCGAGCTGTCGGTGCGTTCGGCCAACTGCTTGAAGAACGACAACATCGTCTACATCGGCGACCTCGTGCAGAAGAGCGAGGCGGAAATGCTCCGCACTCCGAACTTCGGCCGCAAGTCGCTGAACGAGATCAAGGAAGTGCTGGCCCAGATGGGTCTGCATCTCGGCATGGAAGTGCCGGGCTGGCCGCCGGAGAACATCGACGAGCTCGCCAAGCGCTTCGAGGATCACTACTGA
- the rpsM gene encoding 30S ribosomal protein S13, which produces MARIAGVNIPTNKRVLIALQYIHGIGQKIAGEILEKVKIPVDRRVNQLSDAEVLQIREVIDRDYLVEGDLRREVGINIKRLMDLGCYRGLRHRRGLPVRGQRTHTNARTRKGPAKAIAGKKK; this is translated from the coding sequence GTGGCCCGTATTGCCGGCGTGAACATCCCGACCAACAAGCGCGTGCTGATCGCGCTCCAGTATATCCATGGCATCGGTCAGAAGATCGCCGGTGAGATCCTGGAGAAGGTGAAGATCCCCGTGGATCGTCGCGTCAATCAGCTGAGCGACGCCGAAGTGCTCCAGATCCGCGAAGTGATCGACCGCGACTATCTCGTCGAGGGCGACCTGCGTCGTGAGGTCGGCATCAACATCAAGCGTCTGATGGACCTCGGCTGCTATCGCGGCCTGCGTCATCGTCGCGGCCTGCCGGTACGCGGCCAGCGCACCCACACCAATGCGCGCACGCGCAAGGGTCCGGCCAAGGCCATCGCCGGCAAGAAGAAGTAA
- a CDS encoding OprO/OprP family phosphate-selective porin, whose product MSRTRIAATAIGLAGALAASQAQAQSASSSEQEIALLKQQLKMLEQKLDKLQSQTAANTAATAKAKAEAKAEAKAEARSEAKAAVANANAAIPVKGPAPASGVVVTMPNNRPTICTADQANCVAITSRLHWDVGGYDYRPNTAATVPQKLDSGQNVRRARIGVTGKFFNDWNFALVYDFGGSSDGFGGTAPGSLPGGGVSGVENAYLSYTGLKPFGGKMAIEAGIMDLPYTLDEATSSNDIMFMERASAGIIATNIAAGDFRSAAGTRWYNDQLWIGGYVTGPSTGAIHSASSAAPAGTSEQYGAVARIAGNPISGKDYSVHIGADAQWLIQPPRNLIANTQTVTLSDRPELRLDPTTLISTGAIANVSGAQVYSVEAAATYGPLIVQGEYFWYNVDRTANTGVPLVGASSLKFQGGYAQAGYVLTGEGRSYNAANAAYSGVKPAHPFSLEGGGWGAWEIAGRFSTVDLNNQLGTATGIAGGRQTVYTLALNWYVNGNVRFMLDYLHGTVSRQASPISTADVGSKFDAVAMRTQFAF is encoded by the coding sequence GTGAGCAGGACAAGGATTGCAGCCACGGCGATCGGCCTCGCCGGCGCGTTGGCGGCCTCGCAGGCCCAGGCCCAATCAGCAAGCAGCAGCGAGCAGGAGATCGCACTGCTCAAACAACAGTTGAAGATGCTGGAGCAGAAGCTCGACAAGCTCCAGAGCCAGACCGCCGCGAACACGGCGGCCACGGCAAAAGCCAAAGCCGAAGCAAAGGCCGAGGCCAAAGCCGAAGCGCGCTCGGAGGCGAAGGCGGCGGTGGCCAACGCGAACGCGGCGATCCCCGTCAAGGGACCGGCGCCTGCGTCCGGCGTGGTCGTGACCATGCCGAACAACCGGCCGACCATCTGCACCGCGGACCAGGCCAATTGCGTCGCCATCACCAGCCGCCTGCACTGGGATGTCGGCGGCTATGACTATCGTCCCAACACGGCGGCGACCGTGCCGCAGAAGCTCGACAGCGGCCAGAACGTCCGCCGCGCGCGCATCGGCGTCACCGGCAAATTCTTCAACGACTGGAACTTCGCGCTGGTCTACGATTTTGGCGGCTCGTCCGACGGTTTTGGCGGCACGGCTCCTGGATCACTGCCGGGCGGCGGCGTCTCCGGCGTCGAAAATGCCTATCTCAGCTACACCGGCTTGAAGCCGTTCGGCGGCAAGATGGCGATCGAAGCCGGCATCATGGACCTGCCCTACACGCTCGATGAGGCCACGAGCTCCAATGACATCATGTTCATGGAGCGCGCCTCGGCCGGCATCATCGCCACCAATATCGCTGCCGGCGACTTCCGCTCCGCGGCCGGTACGCGCTGGTACAACGACCAGCTCTGGATCGGCGGCTATGTCACGGGGCCGTCGACCGGCGCGATCCACTCGGCTTCAAGCGCGGCGCCGGCAGGCACGAGCGAGCAATACGGCGCTGTGGCGCGCATTGCCGGCAACCCGATCAGCGGCAAGGACTATTCGGTGCATATCGGTGCCGACGCCCAATGGCTGATCCAGCCGCCGCGCAATCTCATCGCCAACACGCAAACCGTCACGCTCAGCGATCGTCCGGAATTGCGTCTCGACCCGACCACGCTGATCTCGACCGGCGCGATCGCCAATGTCTCGGGCGCGCAAGTCTATAGTGTCGAAGCGGCCGCAACCTACGGTCCGCTCATCGTTCAGGGCGAATATTTCTGGTACAATGTCGACCGGACCGCCAACACCGGCGTGCCGCTGGTCGGCGCATCCAGCCTGAAATTCCAGGGCGGCTACGCGCAGGCCGGCTACGTGCTGACGGGCGAAGGCCGCAGCTACAACGCGGCGAACGCGGCCTATAGCGGCGTCAAGCCGGCGCATCCGTTCTCGCTCGAAGGCGGCGGCTGGGGTGCGTGGGAGATCGCGGGGCGCTTCTCGACCGTCGACCTCAACAATCAGTTGGGCACAGCGACCGGCATCGCCGGCGGCCGGCAGACCGTCTACACGCTGGCGCTCAACTGGTACGTCAACGGCAACGTCCGCTTCATGCTCGACTATCTGCATGGCACGGTGTCGAGGCAAGCCTCGCCGATCTCGACCGCAGACGTCGGCTCGAAGTTCGACGCGGTCGCGATGCGCACGCAATTCGCGTTCTGA
- a CDS encoding winged helix-turn-helix transcriptional regulator → MKRRNFARRPGCSVEATLDLIDGKWKGVILYHLQSGTQRFGELRRRMPGITQRMLTKQLRALEEDKLVIRKVYAEVPPRVEYCLSDLGESLKPVIDILKAWGESHQQRLSCAPAPAVVKKPKRAA, encoded by the coding sequence ATGAAACGGCGCAATTTTGCCCGGCGCCCGGGCTGCTCGGTCGAAGCGACGCTGGATCTGATCGACGGCAAGTGGAAGGGCGTGATCCTCTACCATCTGCAGAGCGGCACCCAGCGCTTCGGCGAATTGCGCCGCCGGATGCCCGGCATCACCCAGCGCATGCTGACAAAGCAGCTGCGTGCGCTGGAGGAGGACAAGCTCGTCATCCGCAAGGTCTATGCCGAGGTGCCACCGCGCGTCGAATATTGCCTCTCCGACCTCGGCGAGAGCCTCAAGCCCGTGATCGATATCCTGAAGGCCTGGGGCGAGAGCCATCAGCAGCGCCTGTCCTGCGCGCCGGCGCCGGCCGTGGTGAAGAAGCCGAAGCGCGCGGCGTGA
- a CDS encoding DegQ family serine endoprotease — protein sequence MFRSIRTAVVTALCIGFSAHFNPAAAQDRRVPSSPAELRLSYAPIVQRVQPAVVNVYAAKVVQNRNPLLDDPIFRRFFGVPGQQPEQMQRSLGSGVIVDASGLVVTNVHVIEGADQVKVSLSDKREFEAEILLKDTRTDLAVLRLKDTKEKFPTLDFTNSDELLVGDVVLAIGNPFGVGQTVTHGIISALARTQVGITDYQFFIQTDAAINPGNSGGALVDMAGKLAGINTAIYSRSGGSQGIGFAIPANMVRVVVASAKSGGKAVKRPWLGARLQAVTPEIAESLGLRSPTGALVASVVSNGPAAKAGLKSSDLITGIDGQTVDDPNAFDYRFATRPLGGSAQIDVQRSGKPLKLTVALETAPDTGRNELVVTARSPFQGAKVSTITPAVADELHLDADTEGVVITDLGGDSAAANVGFQKGDIILAVNNQKISRTGDLEKAAGERPRIWRITLVRGGQQINVTLGG from the coding sequence ATGTTTCGATCGATCCGGACCGCCGTCGTCACGGCACTGTGCATAGGCTTTTCCGCCCACTTCAACCCGGCCGCGGCGCAGGACCGTCGGGTCCCGTCGTCGCCGGCCGAGCTGCGGCTGTCCTATGCGCCGATCGTGCAGCGGGTGCAGCCGGCCGTGGTCAACGTCTATGCCGCCAAGGTGGTGCAGAACCGCAATCCGCTGCTGGACGATCCGATCTTCCGCCGCTTCTTCGGCGTGCCGGGCCAGCAGCCCGAGCAGATGCAGCGCTCGCTCGGCTCCGGCGTCATCGTCGATGCGTCCGGCCTCGTCGTCACCAACGTCCATGTCATCGAGGGCGCGGACCAGGTGAAGGTGTCGCTGTCGGACAAGCGCGAGTTCGAGGCGGAGATCCTGCTGAAGGATACGCGCACCGATCTTGCCGTGCTGCGCCTGAAGGACACCAAGGAGAAATTCCCGACCCTCGATTTCACCAATTCCGACGAATTGCTGGTCGGCGACGTCGTGCTCGCGATCGGCAATCCCTTCGGCGTCGGCCAGACCGTGACTCACGGCATCATCTCGGCGCTGGCGCGCACGCAGGTCGGCATCACCGATTATCAGTTTTTCATCCAGACCGATGCGGCGATCAATCCCGGCAATTCCGGCGGCGCGCTGGTCGACATGGCCGGCAAGCTGGCGGGCATCAACACCGCGATCTATTCGCGCTCCGGCGGCTCGCAAGGCATCGGATTTGCGATCCCTGCGAACATGGTGCGTGTCGTCGTCGCCTCCGCCAAGAGCGGTGGCAAGGCGGTGAAGCGGCCGTGGCTCGGGGCAAGATTGCAGGCGGTGACGCCCGAGATCGCCGAGAGCCTCGGCCTGCGATCGCCGACCGGCGCGCTGGTCGCGAGCGTGGTGTCGAACGGCCCCGCCGCGAAGGCCGGCCTGAAGTCCTCCGATCTCATCACCGGGATCGATGGCCAGACCGTGGATGATCCCAATGCCTTCGACTATCGCTTCGCTACCCGTCCGCTCGGCGGCAGCGCGCAGATCGACGTGCAGCGCAGCGGCAAGCCGCTCAAGCTGACGGTGGCGCTGGAGACCGCGCCCGATACGGGACGTAACGAGCTCGTCGTCACCGCGCGATCGCCGTTCCAGGGCGCGAAGGTTTCGACCATCACGCCGGCGGTGGCCGACGAGCTGCATCTGGATGCAGATACCGAGGGTGTCGTGATCACCGATCTCGGCGGCGACAGTGCGGCCGCAAATGTCGGCTTCCAGAAGGGCGATATCATTCTGGCGGTCAACAACCAGAAGATCAGCAGGACCGGTGACCTCGAAAAGGCGGCCGGAGAGCGCCCGCGCATCTGGCGTATCACGCTGGTGCGCGGCGGCCAGCAGATCAACGTCACGCTGGGCGGATGA